The Pantoea sp. At-9b genome includes a window with the following:
- the bcsQ gene encoding cellulose biosynthesis protein BcsQ — MPFIALQGLRGGCGATALSAALGWALNALQESVLILDFSPANQLATHFNLPVDHDAGWMPALLNQQPWQQCAQRYRPGLDFLPFGATTHQQALSIRCFDEKFAEPLLNAFATLKSQYRWLIVDLPADLASWHLPFLRTADRVIQVLTPDANCQLRLHHPRFLPHTLFLINQFNANSKLQQDLHQLWISSLRNLIPQVIHRDEALAEALMMKQPLGEYRPHALASEEVNTLANWLLLNVAGAGK, encoded by the coding sequence ATGCCCTTTATTGCTCTTCAGGGATTGCGCGGCGGCTGCGGGGCCACCGCGCTCAGCGCAGCGCTCGGCTGGGCGCTGAATGCCTTACAGGAATCGGTGCTGATCCTCGATTTTTCCCCTGCCAATCAACTGGCTACCCACTTCAACCTGCCAGTTGATCATGACGCCGGATGGATGCCCGCCCTGCTCAACCAGCAACCCTGGCAGCAGTGCGCGCAACGTTACCGGCCAGGGTTAGATTTCTTACCTTTTGGTGCAACAACCCATCAGCAAGCATTAAGTATTCGTTGTTTCGACGAAAAATTTGCTGAACCGTTACTTAATGCTTTCGCTACGCTCAAATCGCAATACCGTTGGTTAATCGTGGATCTACCGGCAGACCTCGCGTCCTGGCACCTGCCATTCTTGCGCACGGCTGATCGGGTCATTCAGGTATTGACCCCCGATGCCAACTGCCAACTGCGTCTGCATCACCCACGTTTTTTGCCGCATACACTGTTTTTAATCAACCAGTTCAACGCCAACAGCAAGCTGCAGCAGGATCTGCATCAGCTGTGGATTAGCTCGCTGCGCAACCTGATTCCGCAGGTCATTCATCGCGATGAAGCGCTGGCGGAAGCGCTGATGATGAAACAACCGCTGGGTGAATATCGCCCGCACGCGCTTGCCAGTGAAGAGGTGAACACTCTGGCGAACTGGCTGCTGCTGAATGTGGCCGGGGCAGGAAAATGA
- the bcsB gene encoding cellulose biosynthesis cyclic di-GMP-binding regulatory protein BcsB, with protein sequence MTRKLSWFTALLLSTAPLAQAALQPDAPVAPQQAAQSPLPVLSDQLLPGAPLRASQLLFNQVAPPPGSMTLRGTVPTGQIEFGVRSDEVVTRALLTLNYRPSPALIPTLSQLKVYLNDELVSLITITADQLGKENQTQLAIDPRFITDFNRVRLELVGHYANVCENPANSTIWLDIGKESQLDLTLQKLPLKNDLSHFPEPFFDSRDSRPLQLPMVFSAAPNLQQQRAAAILASYFGSKAQWRGQTFPVLYNQLPKEQHAVVFATNDQRPDFLKEMPPVQKPTVMMVSQPDNPYEKMLLILGRDDKDLLTAVEGIAQGELLLRGDTSTVDDVKLLAPRKAYDAPNWVRTDRRTTFAELTQYQNQLQSDGLQPNPIALTLNLPPDLFLVRARGIDMDLIYRYTSPIQQDGSRLAVHLNNQFMQDYPLMPKDTGGKQLLHIPLIQGLQDSSRQLTIPALRLGVVNQLRFDFDYANTFIGGTADGRCETVTAVGHHVVIDDHSSIDFSGYRHYIEMPSLAAYANAGFPYSRYADLAQSLVLVQPKPSNNEVTTLLNALGNIGAQTGYPALRVQMSDDWSKAKSSDADLLMIGSIPADLQDDRKINALVDATRSWLNKPARPIAAPNVPVSASDRAVESQTTISSRGPLGVIVGFQSPFNDQRSVVALLADSPRGWDLLNNAMQDSGKRAAIFGSAAIIRESGVYSLRVGDTYFVGHLPWWERLWNMLATHPVWLAVCATLVVLLFALMAWRLMRMVSRRRLAEEDDDE encoded by the coding sequence ATGACGAGAAAACTGAGTTGGTTCACCGCTCTGCTGCTGAGCACCGCCCCCCTGGCACAGGCCGCCCTGCAACCTGATGCCCCGGTAGCGCCTCAGCAGGCGGCACAAAGTCCCTTGCCGGTGCTGAGTGACCAGTTATTACCTGGTGCACCCTTGCGTGCCAGCCAGTTGCTATTTAACCAGGTCGCACCACCACCGGGCAGCATGACGTTGCGTGGTACTGTGCCGACCGGTCAGATTGAGTTTGGCGTGCGCAGTGATGAAGTGGTGACACGCGCACTGCTCACCCTCAATTATCGTCCGTCACCGGCGTTGATCCCGACGCTGTCGCAGCTCAAGGTCTATCTCAACGATGAACTGGTCAGCCTGATCACCATCACCGCCGATCAGCTCGGCAAAGAGAATCAGACCCAGTTGGCGATTGATCCGCGCTTTATCACCGACTTCAACCGCGTGCGGCTGGAACTGGTGGGCCATTACGCTAACGTGTGTGAAAACCCGGCCAACAGCACCATCTGGCTGGATATCGGTAAAGAGAGCCAGCTCGACCTGACGCTGCAAAAACTGCCGCTGAAAAACGATCTGTCGCACTTCCCGGAACCCTTCTTCGACAGCCGCGACAGCCGTCCACTGCAACTGCCGATGGTGTTCAGCGCTGCGCCGAATCTGCAACAACAACGTGCCGCAGCGATTCTCGCCTCGTATTTTGGCAGCAAGGCGCAATGGCGCGGTCAGACCTTCCCGGTACTGTATAACCAACTGCCGAAAGAGCAGCACGCGGTGGTCTTCGCCACCAACGATCAGCGTCCTGATTTCCTGAAAGAGATGCCGCCGGTACAAAAACCGACGGTGATGATGGTCAGCCAGCCAGACAACCCGTATGAGAAGATGCTGCTGATCCTCGGTCGTGATGATAAAGATTTGCTGACCGCCGTCGAGGGCATTGCGCAGGGTGAACTGCTGCTGCGCGGTGATACATCGACGGTTGATGACGTCAAATTACTGGCACCACGCAAGGCTTATGATGCGCCAAACTGGGTGCGCACCGACCGCCGCACCACCTTTGCCGAACTGACGCAGTACCAGAACCAGCTGCAATCCGACGGCCTGCAACCTAACCCGATCGCCCTGACACTCAACCTGCCGCCGGATCTGTTCCTGGTACGGGCACGCGGCATCGATATGGACCTGATTTATCGCTACACCTCGCCGATTCAACAGGACGGATCGCGCCTGGCAGTACATCTGAATAATCAGTTTATGCAGGATTACCCGCTGATGCCGAAAGACACCGGGGGCAAACAACTGCTACATATCCCGCTGATCCAGGGCTTGCAGGACAGCAGCCGCCAGCTGACCATTCCGGCGCTGCGCCTGGGGGTGGTCAACCAACTGCGCTTTGACTTCGACTACGCCAACACCTTTATTGGTGGCACCGCCGATGGTCGCTGCGAAACCGTCACCGCCGTTGGGCATCACGTGGTGATTGACGATCACTCCAGCATCGATTTCTCCGGCTATCGTCACTACATCGAAATGCCGTCGCTGGCAGCATACGCCAACGCCGGTTTCCCTTATAGCCGCTATGCCGACCTGGCACAGTCGCTGGTACTGGTGCAGCCGAAACCGAGCAACAACGAGGTCACCACGCTGCTGAATGCGTTGGGCAACATCGGCGCACAGACCGGCTATCCGGCGTTGCGCGTGCAGATGAGCGACGACTGGAGCAAAGCCAAAAGCAGTGACGCCGATCTGTTGATGATCGGCAGCATCCCGGCCGATCTGCAGGATGACCGCAAGATCAACGCGCTGGTCGATGCGACGCGCAGTTGGCTCAACAAACCGGCGCGTCCCATCGCTGCGCCGAACGTCCCGGTCTCCGCCAGCGATCGTGCTGTCGAGAGTCAAACCACCATCAGCTCACGTGGCCCGCTGGGGGTGATTGTTGGCTTCCAGTCACCGTTCAATGATCAACGCAGCGTGGTGGCCCTGCTGGCCGACAGTCCGCGCGGTTGGGATCTGCTCAACAACGCGATGCAGGATAGTGGCAAACGTGCCGCGATTTTCGGCTCCGCCGCCATCATTCGCGAATCGGGCGTCTACAGCCTGCGTGTGGGCGATACCTACTTTGTCGGCCATCTGCCGTGGTGGGAGCGCCTGTGGAATATGCTGGCGACCCATCCGGTGTGGCTGGCGGTGTGCGCGACGCTGGTGGTACTGCTGTTTGCTCTGATGGCATGGCGTCTGATGCGCATGGTGAGCCGCCGTCGTCTGGCTGAAGAAGACGACGATGAATAA
- the bcsA gene encoding UDP-forming cellulose synthase catalytic subunit, giving the protein MNPLRWLLIPQAWQALQQRARQARRHGAPWPTIVLHLTWCILAWSLLRLETPGWQRILQHRQRYYPQISQQRPRPLDPLRYLLQSLWLMLILPLDDSERSERKRFNNAFKPLFRWRQRLYQWLGALPLQLKKRGVIRRSEQRLQRLPTRARQLLFIVAAIAASLLALLCISQPFGIMTQFVFVLLLWSLAMLVRRVPGRLSTIMLIVLSLTVSCRYLWWRYTETLNWDDPVSLAFGLLLIGAETYSWTVLVLGYFQTLWPLNRHPLSMPDEITVWPSVDILVPTYNEPLSVVKPTIYAAMGIDWPRDKLNIYILDDGTRDEFRAFAASVGVQYVVRPTHEHAKAGNINHALKTRCQSEYVAIFDCDHVPTRSFLQMTMGWFLKDKQLAMLQTPHHFFSPDPFERNLGRFRQTPNEGSLFYGLVQDGNDTWDAAFFCGSCAVLRRTALDEIGGIAVETVTEDAHTSLRLHRRGYTSAYIRIPQAAGLATESLSAHIGQRIRWARGMVQIFRLDNPLFGKGLKLVQRLCYANAMLHFLAGIPRLIFLLAPLAFLLCHAYIIYAPALAIAIYVLPHMLHTSLTNSRIQGRWRHSFWSEVYETVLAWYIARPTTVALFNPHKGKFNVTAKGGLVEKRHLDWVITKPYMFLVLLNLAGIVMAFWRMAYGPSNEILTIWVSLIWVLYNMIILGGAVAVSVEARQIREAHRVEIAMPAAIAREDGHMVPCTLRDYSDGGVGVELREPDALVEDEPVWLLLRRGQQEFSFPCQVQRVFGRRAGIRLHQLSTEQHIEFIQCTFARADTWALWQDGFPEDKPVQSLADIMVLGFKGYLRLAEYGPTPLRRLFSLLTTLVSWLASLLPQQPGRVKTENTH; this is encoded by the coding sequence ATGAATCCGCTACGCTGGCTGCTAATCCCGCAGGCGTGGCAGGCGCTGCAACAACGCGCCCGTCAGGCACGTCGCCACGGTGCTCCCTGGCCGACCATTGTCCTGCATCTCACCTGGTGCATCCTCGCTTGGTCACTGCTGCGTCTGGAAACGCCGGGCTGGCAACGCATCCTGCAACATCGCCAGCGTTACTATCCGCAAATATCCCAGCAACGCCCGCGCCCACTCGACCCGTTGCGCTATTTGCTGCAAAGCCTGTGGCTGATGTTGATATTGCCGCTCGATGATAGCGAACGCAGCGAGCGCAAACGCTTTAATAACGCCTTTAAACCGCTGTTTCGCTGGCGTCAGCGCCTCTACCAATGGCTGGGAGCCCTGCCGTTGCAACTGAAAAAACGCGGTGTCATCCGACGCAGTGAGCAACGCCTGCAACGTTTACCGACGCGCGCACGCCAACTGCTGTTTATCGTCGCGGCGATTGCTGCCAGTCTGCTGGCGCTGCTGTGCATCTCCCAGCCGTTTGGCATCATGACGCAGTTTGTCTTCGTGCTGCTGCTGTGGAGCCTGGCGATGCTGGTCCGTCGTGTACCCGGGCGGCTCTCCACCATTATGCTGATTGTGCTGTCGCTGACCGTCTCCTGCCGTTACCTGTGGTGGCGCTACACCGAAACCCTCAACTGGGACGACCCGGTGAGTCTGGCGTTCGGCCTGCTGCTGATTGGTGCAGAAACCTACTCCTGGACGGTGTTGGTGCTGGGCTATTTCCAGACGCTGTGGCCACTCAACCGCCATCCGTTGTCGATGCCAGACGAAATCACCGTCTGGCCGAGCGTTGATATTCTGGTGCCCACTTACAACGAACCGCTTAGCGTGGTGAAACCGACCATCTACGCGGCGATGGGTATCGACTGGCCACGCGATAAGCTGAATATCTATATTCTGGATGACGGCACGCGTGACGAATTCCGCGCGTTTGCCGCCAGCGTCGGCGTGCAGTATGTGGTTCGTCCCACCCATGAACACGCTAAAGCGGGCAATATCAACCATGCGCTGAAAACCCGTTGTCAGAGCGAATATGTGGCGATTTTTGACTGCGACCATGTGCCGACCCGTTCGTTTTTGCAAATGACCATGGGCTGGTTCCTGAAAGATAAACAGCTGGCGATGTTGCAGACACCGCACCACTTCTTCTCGCCCGATCCTTTCGAGCGCAACCTCGGGCGCTTCCGCCAAACGCCAAACGAAGGCTCGCTGTTTTACGGCCTGGTGCAGGATGGCAACGATACCTGGGATGCGGCGTTTTTCTGCGGCTCCTGTGCCGTACTGCGCCGTACCGCGCTGGATGAGATTGGCGGCATCGCCGTCGAAACGGTAACGGAAGATGCCCATACCTCGCTGCGCCTGCACCGTCGCGGCTATACCTCAGCCTATATCCGTATCCCCCAGGCGGCGGGCCTCGCTACCGAAAGTCTGTCGGCACATATTGGTCAGCGCATCCGCTGGGCGCGCGGCATGGTGCAGATTTTCCGTCTGGATAACCCGCTGTTCGGCAAAGGCTTAAAACTGGTGCAGCGCCTGTGTTACGCCAACGCCATGCTGCACTTCCTGGCGGGGATCCCACGGTTGATCTTCCTGCTGGCACCGCTGGCATTCCTGCTGTGCCATGCCTACATCATCTATGCCCCGGCACTGGCGATCGCTATTTATGTGTTGCCGCATATGCTACATACCAGCCTGACCAACTCACGCATCCAGGGCCGCTGGCGTCACTCCTTCTGGAGTGAAGTGTATGAGACCGTGTTGGCCTGGTATATCGCCCGTCCGACGACGGTGGCGCTGTTCAATCCGCATAAAGGCAAATTCAACGTGACCGCCAAGGGTGGCCTGGTGGAGAAACGTCATCTCGACTGGGTGATCACCAAACCCTACATGTTCCTGGTGCTGCTGAATCTGGCGGGGATCGTGATGGCCTTCTGGCGGATGGCTTACGGCCCGTCCAATGAAATCCTCACCATCTGGGTCAGCCTGATTTGGGTGCTCTACAACATGATCATCCTCGGCGGTGCAGTGGCGGTTTCGGTCGAGGCGCGACAGATTCGTGAAGCGCACCGTGTTGAGATCGCCATGCCTGCCGCCATTGCACGTGAGGATGGCCATATGGTGCCGTGCACGCTGCGCGACTACTCGGATGGCGGTGTCGGCGTGGAGCTACGCGAGCCTGACGCGCTGGTCGAAGATGAGCCGGTGTGGCTGCTGCTACGCCGTGGTCAGCAGGAGTTCAGTTTCCCCTGCCAGGTACAGCGTGTATTTGGCCGCCGCGCCGGTATTCGCCTGCATCAGCTTTCCACTGAACAACACATTGAATTTATTCAGTGTACCTTTGCCCGCGCCGATACCTGGGCGTTGTGGCAGGACGGTTTCCCGGAAGACAAACCGGTACAAAGCCTCGCCGACATTATGGTGCTGGGCTTTAAAGGCTATCTGCGTCTGGCGGAATACGGCCCGACGCCGCTGCGCCGTTTATTCAGCCTGCTCACTACTCTGGTGAGCTGGCTGGCATCACTGCTGCCGCAACAACCTGGCCGCGTGAAAACAGAAAACACTCATTAA
- the bcsD gene encoding cellulose biosynthesis protein BcsD, whose amino-acid sequence MSEQLAARVNHPHQPGWFDLVSVMIEGMLDNAGEEAEGFLNQVGESLAARYPLAEARTVQDLEREINLQLARFSWGFAQLQPMENAILIQHHALPAGDSQVDAERWQLAFSAVLAGVYARWLQDQGGSAKVPLTLEKLDGSTLHYRYQ is encoded by the coding sequence ATGAGTGAGCAATTGGCAGCCCGCGTCAACCATCCGCATCAGCCGGGCTGGTTTGATCTGGTCAGCGTGATGATTGAAGGCATGTTGGATAATGCCGGAGAGGAAGCGGAAGGTTTCCTCAACCAGGTGGGCGAATCGCTGGCAGCGCGCTATCCTTTGGCGGAGGCGCGCACCGTGCAAGATCTGGAGCGCGAAATCAATTTGCAGCTGGCGCGTTTTAGCTGGGGTTTTGCTCAGCTACAGCCGATGGAGAACGCCATTCTGATTCAGCACCATGCGTTACCGGCTGGCGATAGCCAGGTGGATGCTGAACGCTGGCAGTTGGCCTTCAGCGCGGTGCTGGCCGGGGTCTATGCCCGCTGGCTTCAGGACCAGGGTGGCAGTGCCAAGGTTCCGCTTACGCTGGAAAAGCTCGACGGCAGCACGCTGCACTACCGATATCAATAG
- the bcsC gene encoding cellulose synthase complex outer membrane protein BcsC — protein sequence MNKVRALRFGLLLSSTLGMMAGSVAAPAGPQVSPVEWLLMQIRTGESTNKYDLVQQSLYRLEKIDPDNPQVLAAQIRMALRQGDLAKAQTLLDELKHVAPQSAAAHESEAGMKLMSAEGRQQLQQARLLAAAGHVAEAKDAWDALFHGVFPDVNTELEYWQLVARLPGQQQTAYRQLQALEQRYPGNIGVELQLARMAFDNNQPAEALTQLRSLAKRDGGRDAASELWLQQIQNQPVSDRSVASLQQYLTVFTSGDAQQRGQEELARQQKLLADPAYRQRMRGLALVDAGGGAGAIASLSAALKATPDDAELMGAMGQAQARANNRAAAIMWLEKAIKHGQASTQVGKWQSLLQTNRYWLAINNGDNALKKGDLNGAERQYRNAQAIDNSDSWALIGLGDVAQARHDPAQAERYWQLALRIDRGNTTAVRRLAGLYQQQSPARAMAFINALPAAQQRGLADTLRTLRSDSLRAEADALAEQGQWHQAVVKYRQAAQDTPDDIWLSYRLAGALRNSGDAAQGRAVMESMVRQHPQEPSALYAWALWLSSGDEDDAALAALNRLPQARWDDNMHELADRLNQQKVFARANALRDGGNAAAAIALLQQQPASPRRDITLADWALERGDARSALAGYQHVLKQDAHNNDAALGRIEALLALKRPQEARQALQSLPDSVAEESINSGRRVALAWQNSGDHARAQQLFNRLKTRAAQEAPSQSKALVYRDAARLETQLRQPAQAQQDYRLAMAASGISATVPQDNDSYTYLTRNQPQDDWLKRGIRSDAADLYRQQDTTVTLEQDYSRDKGTGGRSDFTAHTTMMQAETPLADGRSFVRVDHVLVSAGTFATENGSHNDRFGSCNDDNSGGCSRDFTQRDEGTSIGVGWHNDRWSGDIGTTPLGFEVTNWVGGLSWKTDVDDIGMTLTASRRPISSSLLAFAGARDPSANGGKTWGGVVATGGSLGLSYDQGGAHGVWADLSAHQLTGENVADNTRERLMAGYYYKLINEDNRRATVGLNSMLWHYQKDLSDYTFGQGGYYSPQQYLSFSVPVTYRQRTENWSFDLGGSLSWSHSKTDAQQRYPVNPGFELASNPYSDSSSGSGVGYTLQAIVERRVTPHWFVGVAMDIQQAKDYTPSHGLLYVRYSMAGWNGDMDMPPQPLIPYADFK from the coding sequence ATGAATAAAGTACGTGCGCTGCGATTCGGGCTACTGTTGAGCAGCACGCTGGGGATGATGGCAGGTTCTGTCGCCGCCCCGGCGGGTCCACAGGTTTCGCCGGTCGAATGGCTGCTGATGCAGATTCGTACCGGCGAATCGACCAACAAGTATGACCTGGTGCAGCAATCGCTCTACCGGCTGGAAAAAATCGATCCGGATAATCCGCAGGTGCTGGCGGCGCAAATCCGCATGGCCCTGCGTCAGGGCGATCTGGCGAAAGCGCAAACGTTACTGGATGAGCTGAAGCATGTGGCACCGCAATCCGCCGCGGCCCATGAATCCGAAGCCGGTATGAAACTGATGTCCGCCGAAGGTCGTCAGCAGTTGCAGCAAGCACGACTGCTGGCGGCCGCGGGCCATGTGGCTGAAGCGAAAGACGCATGGGACGCGCTGTTTCACGGCGTGTTCCCCGATGTGAATACCGAGCTGGAGTACTGGCAACTGGTGGCGCGTCTGCCGGGCCAGCAGCAGACGGCATACCGCCAGCTACAGGCGCTGGAACAACGCTATCCCGGCAATATCGGCGTGGAACTGCAACTGGCGCGCATGGCCTTTGATAACAATCAGCCGGCCGAAGCGCTAACGCAACTGCGCAGCCTTGCCAAACGTGATGGTGGCCGCGATGCCGCCTCGGAACTCTGGCTGCAACAGATCCAGAATCAACCGGTCAGCGATCGCAGCGTCGCCAGCCTGCAACAGTACCTCACCGTATTTACCTCCGGCGATGCGCAACAGCGCGGGCAGGAGGAATTAGCACGACAGCAAAAACTGCTGGCCGATCCGGCTTATCGCCAACGCATGCGCGGACTGGCGCTGGTCGATGCCGGGGGCGGCGCAGGGGCGATCGCCTCCCTCAGCGCAGCGCTGAAAGCTACGCCTGATGATGCCGAACTGATGGGTGCGATGGGCCAGGCTCAGGCACGCGCCAACAACCGTGCTGCGGCCATTATGTGGTTAGAAAAAGCCATCAAACACGGTCAGGCCAGTACCCAGGTGGGGAAATGGCAGTCGTTGTTGCAAACCAATCGTTACTGGCTGGCGATCAACAACGGTGATAACGCGCTGAAAAAAGGCGATCTTAACGGGGCGGAGCGCCAGTACCGCAACGCCCAGGCGATTGATAACAGCGACAGCTGGGCGTTGATTGGTCTTGGTGACGTGGCGCAGGCACGCCATGACCCAGCCCAGGCTGAGCGCTACTGGCAACTGGCGCTGCGTATTGATCGCGGCAACACCACGGCGGTGCGTCGCCTGGCGGGGTTATATCAGCAACAATCCCCGGCCCGGGCGATGGCGTTTATCAACGCCCTGCCCGCCGCACAGCAACGCGGTTTGGCCGACACGTTGCGGACTCTGCGTAGCGATAGCTTGCGCGCCGAAGCCGATGCGTTGGCCGAACAAGGTCAGTGGCATCAGGCGGTGGTGAAGTATCGTCAGGCCGCTCAGGATACCCCTGACGATATCTGGCTGTCGTACCGACTGGCTGGCGCGCTGCGTAACAGCGGTGACGCCGCGCAGGGCCGTGCAGTAATGGAAAGCATGGTGCGCCAGCATCCGCAGGAGCCGAGTGCGTTGTATGCCTGGGCATTGTGGCTGTCGTCCGGCGATGAAGATGACGCGGCGCTGGCGGCGCTCAATCGTCTGCCGCAGGCGCGCTGGGATGACAACATGCATGAACTGGCCGATCGGCTGAATCAGCAGAAGGTCTTTGCCCGTGCTAATGCACTGCGCGACGGCGGTAACGCCGCCGCAGCCATTGCGTTATTACAGCAGCAGCCCGCTTCCCCACGACGGGATATCACGCTGGCTGACTGGGCGTTGGAGCGGGGCGATGCGCGCAGCGCGCTGGCGGGTTACCAACACGTACTCAAGCAGGATGCACATAATAACGACGCAGCGCTCGGTCGTATCGAAGCGTTGCTAGCCCTGAAGCGCCCGCAGGAAGCGCGTCAGGCATTGCAAAGCTTGCCGGACAGTGTGGCGGAAGAGAGCATCAACAGTGGTCGCCGCGTCGCGCTTGCCTGGCAAAACAGCGGCGACCACGCGCGGGCGCAGCAGCTGTTTAACCGGCTAAAAACCCGCGCCGCCCAGGAAGCGCCCTCACAAAGCAAAGCGTTGGTGTATCGCGATGCGGCGCGGCTGGAAACCCAGTTACGCCAGCCGGCACAGGCGCAGCAGGATTACCGACTGGCAATGGCGGCCAGCGGTATCAGTGCAACGGTACCGCAGGATAACGACAGCTACACTTATCTGACGCGTAACCAGCCGCAGGATGACTGGCTGAAGCGCGGCATTCGCAGCGACGCCGCCGATCTTTATCGTCAGCAGGACACCACCGTAACGCTGGAACAGGATTACTCACGCGACAAGGGCACGGGTGGCCGTTCGGATTTCACCGCGCACACCACCATGATGCAGGCAGAAACGCCGCTGGCCGATGGCCGCAGTTTTGTCCGCGTCGATCATGTGCTGGTATCAGCGGGCACTTTTGCCACAGAAAACGGCAGCCACAACGATCGTTTTGGTAGCTGCAACGACGACAACTCTGGCGGTTGTAGTCGCGATTTCACCCAGCGCGACGAAGGTACCTCGATTGGCGTGGGCTGGCATAACGATCGTTGGTCAGGCGATATCGGCACCACACCGCTGGGTTTTGAAGTCACCAACTGGGTGGGTGGCCTGAGCTGGAAAACCGATGTGGATGATATCGGCATGACGCTGACGGCTTCCCGTCGTCCGATCTCCAGCTCGCTGCTGGCCTTTGCCGGCGCACGCGATCCCTCCGCCAACGGCGGCAAAACCTGGGGTGGCGTGGTCGCGACTGGCGGCTCGCTCGGTCTGAGTTACGATCAGGGTGGCGCGCATGGCGTCTGGGCAGATCTCAGCGCCCATCAGCTAACCGGGGAAAATGTCGCGGATAACACCCGTGAACGTTTGATGGCAGGTTACTACTACAAGTTGATCAACGAAGACAACCGCCGCGCCACGGTGGGCCTGAACAGTATGCTGTGGCACTACCAGAAGGATCTCAGCGATTACACCTTCGGTCAGGGCGGCTACTACAGCCCGCAGCAATATCTGTCGTTTTCCGTGCCGGTGACATATCGCCAGCGTACCGAGAACTGGTCATTTGATCTTGGCGGCTCGCTCTCCTGGTCACATTCCAAAACCGATGCGCAGCAGCGTTATCCGGTCAATCCAGGGTTCGAGCTGGCCTCTAATCCGTATTCGGACAGCAGCTCCGGCAGTGGCGTGGGTTATACCTTGCAGGCGATCGTGGAACGGCGCGTAACGCCACATTGGTTTGTCGGAGTGGCGATGGATATTCAGCAGGCGAAAGATTACACCCCAAGCCACGGTTTGTTGTATGTGCGTTATTCGATGGCGGGCTGGAACGGTGATATGGATATGCCACCGCAACCGCTGATTCCCTATGCGGATTTTAAATGA
- a CDS encoding glycosyl hydrolase family 8 codes for MSVKPFWRQWILCFMVMFFSAQAAADGWSTFKSRFMSSDGRISDTANNNVSHTEGQGYGMLLAVANDDRPTFDKLWQWTQTHLRNPQNDLFYWRYTPGASDPIADKNNASDGDVLIAWALQRGAQKWSVNSYQQASDRIQRAIVKHNVITYAGHTVMLPGVQGFNKTSFIVLNPSYFLFPAWREFAQQSHLRVWNQLIEDGMDLLGDMHFGKTGLPLDWVALNADGSVAPAVGYSNRFSYDAIRIPLNIWWYDPQSLRLVPYQRVWQGYGRLTTPAWFDVLANTPAPYNLDGGLLAIRDLTLSETGYLSDRLAPDQNYFSASLQLLTWMAYQERR; via the coding sequence ATGAGTGTTAAGCCGTTCTGGCGTCAATGGATACTCTGTTTCATGGTGATGTTTTTTAGTGCCCAGGCGGCCGCAGATGGCTGGAGTACCTTTAAGAGTCGCTTTATGAGCAGCGATGGTCGTATCAGCGATACGGCCAATAACAATGTCAGCCATACCGAAGGTCAGGGTTACGGCATGTTGCTGGCGGTAGCGAATGACGATCGCCCGACCTTTGATAAGCTGTGGCAGTGGACGCAGACCCATCTGCGCAATCCGCAAAACGATCTGTTTTACTGGCGCTATACCCCTGGTGCGTCTGACCCCATCGCTGACAAAAATAACGCGTCGGATGGTGATGTGCTGATTGCCTGGGCGTTGCAGCGTGGTGCGCAGAAGTGGTCCGTTAACAGCTACCAGCAGGCGTCGGATCGTATTCAGCGCGCGATTGTGAAGCACAACGTGATCACCTATGCCGGGCACACCGTGATGCTGCCGGGCGTGCAGGGTTTCAACAAAACCAGTTTTATCGTTCTCAACCCGTCCTATTTCCTGTTTCCGGCCTGGCGTGAGTTTGCACAGCAAAGCCATTTGCGTGTCTGGAATCAGTTAATCGAAGATGGTATGGACCTGCTGGGCGATATGCATTTTGGTAAAACGGGTTTGCCGCTTGATTGGGTGGCGCTGAATGCCGACGGTTCGGTCGCACCGGCGGTCGGGTATTCCAATCGCTTCAGCTATGACGCGATTCGCATCCCGCTGAATATCTGGTGGTACGATCCACAAAGCCTGCGTCTGGTGCCGTACCAGCGTGTCTGGCAGGGCTATGGACGTTTAACCACGCCAGCGTGGTTTGATGTGCTGGCGAATACGCCTGCCCCTTATAACCTCGACGGCGGGCTGCTGGCGATCCGGGATTTGACGTTGAGCGAGACGGGGTATTTGAGTGATCGGCTGGCACCCGATCAGAACTACTTCTCGGCCAGTTTGCAGTTGCTGACCTGGATGGCGTATCAGGAAAGGCGCTGA
- the bcsR gene encoding cellulose biosynthesis protein BcsR, with amino-acid sequence MKTENAFSLVSQTREEQDDINTLSEAFSLKAFRYIDIAREERLNSILSSWPLLQELSATQEPER; translated from the coding sequence ATGAAAACAGAAAATGCCTTTTCGCTGGTTTCACAAACCCGTGAAGAACAGGATGACATTAATACCTTAAGTGAGGCCTTTTCATTGAAGGCGTTTCGCTACATTGATATTGCCCGTGAAGAGCGCCTGAATAGCATTTTATCGAGCTGGCCGCTTTTGCAGGAATTATCCGCCACTCAGGAGCCTGAACGCTAA